The genomic DNA ATCCCTGTCATTTAAATTACGTATTTGTTGCCAGTTAACATTTAAAACAATCTTTCCACGGTACAAGCCTACGATTAACTTTTAACTTTTGATAAGGGTAACGCAACATCGTACAAAAGCGACCTACCTGATGTTAAACATTTGGAGATACTGAGATTAACGTATTTTTAGAACGTCGTAGCTAgaataatacttaatattaacaGTTATTATATGACCTATGATCACTCTGAATTCCctaatatttttagcacaacTAGCGTAATTACTTTGCGCTCTATAAAATACAGTAGCGTGTCTCGAATACACGTAgtccacttagagcacccgccaaaatagcacctgcacgaatagcacctggcctagtCCACGAagagcacctatcgatattttCTTCTCTCTGTTCGTagacaaaaatgtaaaaaatccaCGAATATAGCATCATCATTTAgctagtaccaaataaatattttttctttctttcgaaTAGCATATCGATAGGTGCTCTTCGTGactaggccaggtgctattccTGCGGGTGCTATTTGGGCGGGCGCTCTAAATTGACTATTCATCGAAAAACATTCTGAATTTGTATGAAACCCTTCTGTATTGCCAGTCtacaaattaaacaataaaggacattgtcagaaaccgccttagatacctgggcacagcagtaaagtatcaaaattaatctcttactttttgaatacttaaatattaattagattgtaacggacacttgaggattaaaaaatgaaatattaaaagtattttatatgtattccataatactatgacgacatccggacattttagggcgtggcctgctccatatcctatgaagttccataatttgtgtcgataaaatctatgtaaaatcggcacaaggcaatgccgtacttcattgttaggaatccatgtaatagtgatgttgactgcggtcatcatagacaataagataccgatcttgtaaataaaataaatcgtccaaattgctacagtatgactagattttaattaaaagttaaaaatatattgcacgatactacaagaagctatctaatgtgtccaactggtcgaaggtcatgaataaaataaaaagaattgtgatcataacactgatatagacaatgacaacaatatgggatcatctttaatatatctgttacagtttcaaaattcgatgaaaaatccaatgccgcttaaagtgagagaaatgtctaaagttctaatagaattgaaagttttattcgctcaaaatgcttataacaataattggtaatacatttcaaatattaagtacctttataatgtatcgatagaaccaaaatgatatcctctcagcttggaaagggaaaacccaggattgggggagcgctccaggcaatttttagaacatttcataggtggtagtaaataatatttattttattattaaaattgaatattttgatattgataaaattgaatatatctttcgattcaaataccgaatatttttcaatcgataataattatcgagaattgttaataatattcaattaaaagttgttcaatccctagtcatgcatagactaagacggtaaccatggagatagttagtttggtaagtcacgtgttaaatgtcaaaagtggaaagtaaacataggattcatgttatttatttacgtgcaaaatgtaagtaagtaaatcataaaagtggaacgccgagctatttccaaaacccgtccaatattataatacaatttggctgcgacaactacaatacagaacatctcccaaatcgatgtgcataaaataatataatacaatactagtaagtaagaggttatgataacaatattgctatcaataagtttatagaattggtccgccaggaataattgttcttacataaagatttgtgtcatttagaacctagaaagtattatttcggcactgttgatctaacggcgaacaatgtatggagaacgaacattgtcctttattatCCTAAACTTAAAGTCCAATTTCCAATGTTCCTTGTGATCGTAGGTCAGATTATACGCTTGGGCACGTCCATAGGTAATGCGTTATAATGCTTATGTAGTACGTAGCTGTGTATACGCTTATGTATAAGGTGAAATATACAAATGTACAATTTAATTGATCGTTTTATACAGGgttttaggtaaatgggtatatgagccgacactagcccatgttaacatatgcatataaatggtatggtgaagtcataaaattgatatcataattttaattattttaattttcatacaaatctgattttataaattttattttgtatgaacatttaaaaaattaaaatgagaaTATCatatttctgacttcaccataccatttatatgcatatgttaacatgggctagtgtcggctcatatacccatttacctaacacgctgtataatatctataaaatagccaagaaataaaataaagttttttgacATTGTGAACgaaatattgtacagtttatTGCGTATGTATTGTTTTAGAGagtatttaaaaacattaaaaatattaaaacagttGGCGCTGCCAAgtactataaaattaaatattattacaattattCAATTTATTCCATTTAAGATAATTTTGCTGATTGAACAACTTTTTCGATGGAATCGACATCAAGATCGTTAATTTCCAAGTCGTGTTTGAATAGAAGAAAGatgataccaaataaatattttttctttctttctttctaatgaaGCTGTCTGTAGTAGCTCAGTTTAACAAGCACATTATACAGTCTTTTTTAATCTAAAATCCTATCTAATGTCTCACTAATTGCAACATTATTTCGCTAATTGCTATTGTATATTGCATTATAAatactgtaattaaattaacataCAGTATTGTAAATACTTTGCACTATTTTTAGCATAACAAATTCTATCTAGCTGTTAGTAAATAAATCAAggatttttattatcatattttctaTGAATCTCTTCAAAAGGTTCCACGCCGCTTTATACGacaatttattaagaaatacTCTAGACTCTGCAAGTTTTTGGACGTTccaatatttttatacttaagatTAATTTCACACTATCACGGTAACCTTTACTATGTcgaatttatgattttcatatCAGATTCAAATTAAGATATTGAAAAATAGCTTTTTTGCAATAATATAAGAGAAGTCATAAAATGTCCATAAAAGCGCACTAAAATATTTACTGGCTTATCTACTAACTTGTACTTTTTAAATGAAGTTGAgcttaatttattaatcttaTTAGGGACCATTTACCAAATAATTGACCAAAATACACTGGCGATGTATTTTTCAAATTTCCTGCTTAATGCCACGTGACCACTTTTAGCCCCTCCCATATAGTATGTGGCACAATATAGTCAGTATTTGTGAATGGCCCCTACTAACCAGTGGTACGCAAATTCGTATTTGTACTATGGATGGCCCAATACACGATTGCACAAGTTGTAAACCCGAATCACTATTTATCTCTTTCTGTATCGATAATTATATTACTTATAAGCGAAATGTTGTCAAACAACGTTGTAAAAAGTGAATCATAGGAGTAAAGACAAGTGATAGAAAACTGATGTGACTACTATATTTATTGATATTGTACatttttgtgttaaaaataaatcgaataaAACCTCGATTtcgtattttatttcagtagAAGTATTTTTAAGCCGTGTGGATCTAACAGGGTTATTCATAATGATTGTCTCAATCATTACTAAACAGACAAACTTGTTATATTActgtgtaaagcccggtctgtgagcacgtagaattttgtccgatgaccccaagctacccatccttatcgctcgcgcataattatattattgctGTCGCggctgtgcgacgggcgcccgctgtgagtgtgcgagcgcgacagcaacataattacgcgcgagcgataaggatgggtagcttggggtcattagacaaaattctacgtgctcgcagaccagactggGTAGAGCTACTATTAACAGAGTTTAATTCTGATATGGATTTTTTATAAAAGATTGTTGGCTGGAAATTGATTTCTACGTGTAATAAGTGGCGGGAAGAACTAGTAGGATGAAATGAAAATACCAGTAAAATTCAAAGCTCAAAAGAGTTTTATTTGACTTAACTGTGCGGTAAACGTAATGTAGTTAACACAACACTACTTTGGTGACATTAGATTACATTGAGCGTTTATAcaagacaataaataaattattacatcaAAACGAACGAAGGGTGTTAAAAATTAACTGTTAAAATTAACTCGTATATAATGGACgtgagaaataaacaataaatagaGTTTTTGAAGAATACGACAACACACAACTTGTATAATTTCACTATCTTAAAATATAGACTATATTGGATATCTACAACGTCATATTGTCAACTGTACATAATAAAATCCAATTCACAGGCACGTCTTAGTCGATTTTAGGTATTAATAGTCCATTCTTCAAAAacactacataataataaaagtaggtattattctATGATACCTTCTGCCAGTCCATAAACTTGGCTGTTAAAAGGTACCCAtggtttgtttaaaaataagaaTTAACTACTGTATTCGCTAACATCTTGATGTTGTGTCCACCCATGTACAGATTCAAAAAATATACGCGGTTTTATGTCAGGTGTGCGTAAGGTTTAAAATCGAATACACTCAACAAAAATAAGGTCAGAACTAATAGGATCAAAAGAACATTAAATAATAGATCTGTTTGTAGAAAcgcagttttaattaaataatttatgacaatatgAGTATCACCAAAAAGCTACAAGCTTGATCAAAATGGTTGACAAAAACATTTtgaaaaattagaaaaacaatGTAGTCATGTTCTTATTTAACTCAGATAACCATGAAACGTAGAGAACAACAAATTATGGATTAAAATGTCAGTCACACATTACAAATTttacttgtaattattattgcaaCAATTTAGCCTATGAGATTTTTCTCAAACTAGTAGGAACTGTTTTTTGTCATGACCAATCCACATTGAATTCTGTGGTACAACCAAAtatgttaaattaataataactaaATATCGTCGTTTAGTGACAATACATCCCAACTGttattttacaggagaagaaaAAGCGATAAAAAATACGTAGGAAATATCAGAAGATTAGTCTACGCGAAATcgaatttcaagtttgtatAATCGATTTGTTAAAGAATGTTAGTTATATTGTCACTTCAACGACGACACGCATTTTATTGCTATAAAACAGTTCTATTACATCTGTTACCAATTATCAATCCCAATTTTGCCATAAGCTTTGGGTGTTTATCTACGCCGTTTTAAATTCACGCAAGACACGCTTCTGAGTCAATACGTGGTTTTACTACAATAGCCAAACTTTATGCCTCATAGTGCCAAATACTATGAAaacggtatccttccgtttggccaaattacttttcgccaaatttcacttcgcaaacaacttatcgccaaagtttcattttccaaatgaacttttagcaactgtacttttcgcaactaattcatttggtcaaattatcatttggccaaatattacttggcaaatgttttattttgccaaatattatatcccaaataatttgtttggtaaaATTGCACTTCACATACTtcacccaccgttacccacaaatcaaaccataaggcagatgatcatggttttcacaagaattttatgtaaaacaaagagattgcagaaaacagtatggttgcagaaagtaggtattgcataaaatagtaggttaggttaggttagaacagtgacccttaacgcgcgaaggcgagcgaagcgtgccgcggcagcggccgccgagcgctagaatcacctctattgttaatgaatcatttggaaatttcgataaaaagaatgaaatatgaaaattaatttagaacaaattttatattaactacccactaaacaaaataataaccacaagttaatttgtattccattctatgcaccaatcaaattattttgtaaatagtgtatcgtgaaatatttttgccaaatgaaacatttgccaaaacatactttgccaaacaataatttgctaaacaacaatatgccaaaaacggcatttgcgaattaaaagtttgctataagttgttttgccaaatgagaatttgccaaatgaaaatttgcgaaacgttgtttgcgatgtgataatttgggaaaagttttttggccaaacattagtaatcctatGAAAACATCTTCTAAACTCAcgacgttttcatataactaacataattttatattcGAGCGACGAGGCTTATCAATTAACGGCCTTGACTTTAAGTAACTTACACATGTAAGTGTACGAAAATTGTGACCAAATGATACCAATACTTTTTACTATTAAGGCAGTGTCAATTGCGATACTTGTCTCTACTCCACAAGTCACTAATGCCCAAGAAACTAACTACTTTGCATTCTAAAATCTATTTCATTTATATCAAAATCTTATTTGGTAAACCCATAATTTCACTGTCTTAAATAAGCTAGgttgtatgaaaaatattttttatattagttcTATACTTTAAATTGtacaacataataattattcatcATTAACAAcattaatatatttatttctgaCAAAATTAGTTCTATGTGCAATCGCTACCAAACGTAAATGGACACAACTCAAGAAAATGTAACTAGAAACATAATAACatgtttataaattaaatgCTAGACTTCTCCGAAAGATGTATGCATGGTTTCTTTAGCGTGCTTTTGGGCTTCAACTTGTCCAGTCAAGAACTTGTCACAGATCATACACTTTAGAGTAAACTTGTTTAAATCGGTGAATTGTCTAGATGATTTCGCTTCATGGGCTAGTTGTTCAGCTTCATGGTAAACATCCATATCTTCAGCAGGAAAAACTGTTTTGATTCCtccctaaaacaaaaaaaaatcagtaactTATGTTTAAAGCTTATCTTAAATATTTTACTCAGATTACACATCTCAAGGATCAAGAATTTGTTTATATGAGTGACCTGATAATTAACCCAATCAAAGTGGTACAACTTATTTACAATTTGTTTTAATCATAAATTTATATGTACTAGTATTAAATTATCGTAAACAGATTCTTACATCAGATTGTTCTAAATATAAAGGATCGTAGTGAACTCCATCGAAGAGTAGAAATACTCTTTGTCCATAGTTTTTATCTTCACCGAATCTATTTATTATTGCATTTAAAGTATCCACCACAGCCATTTCCAGTCCGTAGAAACGTGATAGGATTGCTACCTGCAATTATAAAACATAATGGAATAAGTTTTTGAAAaatgttagaaaaaaaaattttgaaagccTAACTATTTCAgtcacaataaaatattttaatctgaaATTCAAATTGCAAGTTTAATTTTGAGACATTGCATGCAGGACtcttaaaataatacataactataaattaatagtacctactttaacaccattaattaaattaaatttacaatgacattaaaatacattattctaGCTAGACTACCTCAATAGCTCCTCCCCATGAGCTCGGCTGTTGAATCCAGGCGCAGTACTCGGCGTTTGGCTTCCCAAGCATCGCTTCGTTGTATGTGTCTAAGTCGCTGGCCACCTCCATCGCAATGATCTGTCGCATGAGTGTGTGTACCGTTGTATCTACATTGCCATTTAATACAAAACCTGAAATATTCCaataggaaaataaattaaaattggaATCAAATTAGGAAGTAATTATGTAAAATCAATTTTTTGAGAGAACACTttccttttttaaataaactttcaatttataatACTGAGTCATTTCAAAGTGCAATGATATTGCAACAAAAGCATCCACAATGTGTAGGTAGCCTTTGTTTcaacataataatgaatgatcaACAATCATTGCCAGCTTGTAACAAATGGGCAATAAAAAAGTCAATAACACAATATCATTGGTTTTCTTGAACATACAACTACGTAGCAAATAATATAGGGCATAAAGTACGGTTCAAGATAAATACCTATACTTGTAAAAAGACATGAGTTGTCTGAAGGGACAACTTTCTTCATCAAAATGCCAGGTCTACATGACTCAATAGTCTCATGAGAGCCTACGCCATTCTCCACTGGTTTTTTCTCGATCTTTACAGGAGACTTCTCAGCCTGTGGAGGTGCCACTCCAGCCTTCTCCTCAACTATTAGGGTTTCGCCAGTTTTCAGACCTATTTCActtattttcttattattgtCACTGATATCCAGGGGTTTCGGTGGATAGCCACACAACACACAAATCCTCTCGAAGCTAACATCCGAAATGCTAGACAGAAACGTTTTTAGTTCACCAACAGTACTATCAGAGGTCAAATCTTTTATAACTTGTTGACCATTCTTGCTTTTCACTTTGAACGCTACTGCTGTCATTTTTGTctaaaattttgatttaaatattaactattaaaataaatcaacaGTGCCGCGTTGCAATTTCAATTTTTGGATCAAAGAGACGCCACAAATGAATGAATTAAAAATTACGGAATTGACTTTTTTGAAATGACAAATACATGACATGACAGACAAAAAATGACAAAGCGCGTTGCACTGACAGTTGAGAGTCAGTGTTGCAAGTAAGAAAAACTATTTCTAGTTAGATTTATTGCAGTCCGAACGAAACTCAAACTTATGCcataaaatgttgaatgttgacatgtttttgttgattgtgtaaagCAAAAGACCCGGCTTTAGTGTGTGCATTTGTATGTTAGTACCTAGTACCTAACAATATACAATGTATCCAttatgtgcaataaataaataaataaatttaataattatctgTGTCGCAAAACATCTTAGTAATGGATTAATTTGCATAAGCATGTGAAATCATTATGagcaataatataattaattaaattaatattgaaattacgAATTTTCATAAATCCTTTTATTTCACAAAGAATTCACTATTTCGCAATTTCATATTATGATTTAGCATTTTTCATATTCTATGAAATTTCATAATATCATATCcaata from Ostrinia nubilalis chromosome 8, ilOstNubi1.1, whole genome shotgun sequence includes the following:
- the LOC135073723 gene encoding ubiquitin thioesterase OTU1 encodes the protein MTAVAFKVKSKNGQQVIKDLTSDSTVGELKTFLSSISDVSFERICVLCGYPPKPLDISDNNKKISEIGLKTGETLIVEEKAGVAPPQAEKSPVKIEKKPVENGVGSHETIESCRPGILMKKVVPSDNSCLFTSIGFVLNGNVDTTVHTLMRQIIAMEVASDLDTYNEAMLGKPNAEYCAWIQQPSSWGGAIEVAILSRFYGLEMAVVDTLNAIINRFGEDKNYGQRVFLLFDGVHYDPLYLEQSDGGIKTVFPAEDMDVYHEAEQLAHEAKSSRQFTDLNKFTLKCMICDKFLTGQVEAQKHAKETMHTSFGEV